A single Ctenopharyngodon idella isolate HZGC_01 chromosome 22, HZGC01, whole genome shotgun sequence DNA region contains:
- the taf11 gene encoding transcription initiation factor TFIID subunit 11 yields MADPARVKTEMGFGEASTPAERPKQGEGSGDGPLSGSTASEPAAGQTSMKEEGKARSEDAAAGEEEEEGSSSLHPPPAKKLKVEHDKKKEKRQKVDEDEIQKMQVLVSSFSEEQLNRYEMYRRSAFPKAAIKRLIQSITGSSVSQNVVIAMSGIAKVFAGEIVEEALDVCEKWGDTPPLQPKHMREAVRRLKSREQIPNTKHKHILFH; encoded by the exons ATGGCAGACCCGGCCCGGGTTAAAACTGAAATGGGGTTCGGCGAGGCGAGCACGCCTGCGGAGAGACCCAAGCAGGGCGAGGGGTCCGGTGACGGTCCGTTGAGCGGCAGTACCGCCTCTGAACCCGCTGCAGGCCAGACCAGTATGAAAGAGGAGGGGAAAGCG AGGTCTGAAGACGCTGCTGCTggtgaagaagaggaagagggaTCTTCATCTCTTCACCCCCCTCCTgctaaaaaacttaaagtgGAGCATGACAAGAAAAAGGAGAAACGGCAAAAAGTTGATGAAGATGAAATACAAAAGATGCA GGTTTTAGTATCGTCATTCTCTGAAGAACAGTTGAACCGCTATGAGATGTACAGACGCTCGGCTTTCCCAAAGGCAGCTATTAAAAGA CTAATTCAGTCCATCACAGGATCATCTGTCTCTCAAAATGTGGTCATCGCCATGTCTGGAATTGCGAAGGTGTTTGCTGGGGAGATTGTTGAGGAAG CTCTTGACGTGTGTGAGAAGTGGGGAGACACACCACCTCTGCAGCCCAAACACATGAGAGAAGCTGTCAGGAGATTGAAGAGCCGAGAGCAAATTCCTAAcaccaaacacaaacacatcctTTTCCACTGA